The genomic segment AAGCGGTTATATCGTTGAAGAACAAACCATATCCGAAAAAACCTGAAGTTTTGGTATAGTTTTTTCGTGATATCTTCTCGCCCCAGGCCAAAATGATCCTGAGCCTCAACTAATATCTCCGCCTCCCATCCAATCTGGTATCGTCTAAAATTAAGCATAACAATTCTCTGGAAATAGATATCATGGACGGTGATCCCCATTCCATTAAATCTGTCTTCGAAATCATTAAACTTAGGCAATATCGTCCTCGATATTTCCGTTCGTACATCCCAAATAAAACTCTGACTACCAACGTGTTTATGCCTATCACTGACATATTTATTAATTACATCCCTGATAACACCGAGCGTAGTATCTCTATATTGCCTTGCCCTGAGAAGATCAGAAAATGATCTGTTGAGTAACGCACTATAACCATAAGGCCTGCCATCGCCATGCTGAAAATGGTTAATCATCTCTCCAATTAAGTTTTTATATTGCCCGAACGCAAACGCCCCTGACAACTCCCTCATTTCATCGAAAAGTATACTGGCGCATTGATCAGGGGTAACGCTTTTATCGTCTTTGAGAGAGTACCCAGTAAAGAATGGAGCGTTAAGATATTTAACTGTGTTATCTTTGAAGGACATACTATAAGGATCGACTATAGTCGAAACATCGTTAAGCCCTAGTGACTGTAATTCTACAGCAGACAGATCGCTATACTGCATGTCATCTGTACTTGCATCATTAATTCTATGTTTTGTCTGAAAAAGTATTTCGCAAGGAAAATTCATTTCGTACATATTCATCCCTTAATAGTACACGTGCTAACAATCCTATAACTTACATCCTCATTCCAAGGTCATCATACGCCAGACGGCAAGACAAAAACACGATAAATAAATCAAATAGCGGAATTATATAAATTACATTTATTTAATGAATAAAGTTTTATTTACAAATTCATTAGATTAATTAAATCATTCGTTCGTCGCCAATGAAAGACTGAGCAGAAGTGGGGGATATAGGTGTCATTGCCTTCCACCTTACAACCCTAACCTGAATCTTTTAGAGCGAAAGTGGAAGTTAATGAACGAGCATACCGGGAACAGTCGTTATTTCAGTAATCCCCGATGTTTCAGAGATGACATTTGCAACCTGAGGTAACGGGTGTAGGTATTAAACCGGACAAGCTCTACGTTAAGCAAAGTGATCAAATCCTTTCCAGTCCAGCGTTACCGGTGCGCCCTCGCGGACAAATTGTAGCCCTTCGCTCTCCGGCATAATCTGCCCAATACAGGTGAACCGCGCGCCAAGATGCGCCAACGCTACGTCGAGCGTGCCGCGGTTCAATTCCGGAACGGTAAAGCACAGCTCGTAATCTTCACCGCCGGACAGCGCCCAGCGCAGAGCCTGCTCGGGTTCAGCGTGGCGGAGAAGTTGTTCTGAAAGCGGGAACGAGTCGAGATCGATCCGCGCCCCCACGCCGCTGGCTTTCAGGATATGGCCGAGATCGGAGATCAGCCCATCGGACAGATCGATAGCCGAACTGGCGCGATCGCGCAGCGCCTGGCCGTGCAGAATACGTGGCGTTGGGCGCAGATGGCGCTTCACCAGATACGCCGCATCGTCAGCCTCTTCAACCGTTAAGCGATTCTGAAGGATAGCTAACCCCGCGGCGCTGTCACCCGGCGTACCGGTCACGTAGATCCAGTCCCCCGGCTTCGCGCCCGAGCGCTTCAGCGCACGGCCAACCGGCACATAGCCGTGGATTGCCAGCGTCATCGACAGCGGCCCGGCGGTGGTATCGCCCCCAATCAGCTGCATATCGTAGTAGTTAAGCTGGTCAAATAGCGCGTCGCTAAAGGCCTCAAGCCAGGCTTCATCAACATCGGGAAGGGTCAAGGCCAGGGTTAACCACGCGGGATCGGCCCCCATGGCGGCCAGGTCGCTCACGTTGACGGCCAGCGCTTTATACGCCAGATCGGCAGGATTGATGTCCGGTAAGAAATGTCGCCCACACACTAAGGTGTCGGTGCTGATTGCCAGCGTCTGTTTTTCGGGAACATTGAGAAGTGCACAGTCATCGCCGATGCCGGTTTCAACGTCAAGACGAGAGGTTCTGACACGGTCGAAATAACGGGCAATCAGGGAAAATTCGCCGCATGCCATACGTTATGCCTCAGCAAAGAAAAGAAAAACCGGAGCCGCACTGCCGGTTGCGCAGTGCAAGACTCCGGTTTGCGGATCACTTTTTGTGGGGACGAATTGCCGGTGCGGCTTTATCCAGCACGCCATTAACAAATTTATGGCTGTCTTCTGCGCCAAAGGTTTTCGCCAGCTCAATCGCTTCGTTGATCGCCACTTTGTACGGCACATCATCACGTTTAGACAGCTCGAACAGCGCAATGCGCAACACGGCTTTTTCAACCTGGCCCAGCTCTTCAAGCAGACGAGACAGGTATGGCTTCATCAGGCCATCGAGATACGCGCTATTAGTCGCCACTCCCGACAGCAGTTCACGGAAGTACAGAACGTCAACGTCTTTCACGTCCTGTTCTGCC from the unidentified bacterial endosymbiont genome contains:
- a CDS encoding DUF3289 family protein is translated as MYEMNFPCEILFQTKHRINDASTDDMQYSDLSAVELQSLGLNDVSTIVDPYSMSFKDNTVKYLNAPFFTGYSLKDDKSVTPDQCASILFDEMRELSGAFAFGQYKNLIGEMINHFQHGDGRPYGYSALLNRSFSDLLRARQYRDTTLGVIRDVINKYVSDRHKHVGSQSFIWDVRTEISRTILPKFNDFEDRFNGMGITVHDIYFQRIVMLNFRRYQIGWEAEILVEAQDHFGLGREDITKKLYQNFRFFRIWFVLQRYNRFSFKPFVTNFNASVKLTGQ
- the thiL gene encoding thiamine-phosphate kinase, with translation MACGEFSLIARYFDRVRTSRLDVETGIGDDCALLNVPEKQTLAISTDTLVCGRHFLPDINPADLAYKALAVNVSDLAAMGADPAWLTLALTLPDVDEAWLEAFSDALFDQLNYYDMQLIGGDTTAGPLSMTLAIHGYVPVGRALKRSGAKPGDWIYVTGTPGDSAAGLAILQNRLTVEEADDAAYLVKRHLRPTPRILHGQALRDRASSAIDLSDGLISDLGHILKASGVGARIDLDSFPLSEQLLRHAEPEQALRWALSGGEDYELCFTVPELNRGTLDVALAHLGARFTCIGQIMPESEGLQFVREGAPVTLDWKGFDHFA
- the nusB gene encoding transcription antitermination factor NusB, which gives rise to MKPAARRRARECAVQALYSWQLSQNDIADVEYQFLAEQDVKDVDVLYFRELLSGVATNSAYLDGLMKPYLSRLLEELGQVEKAVLRIALFELSKRDDVPYKVAINEAIELAKTFGAEDSHKFVNGVLDKAAPAIRPHKK